From the Solanum pennellii chromosome 4, SPENNV200 genome, one window contains:
- the LOC107015860 gene encoding cytochrome P450 71A1-like, whose protein sequence is MDIPWVFIVFGSWLFALAFVFKKLNHPKRKLPPGPKPWPIIGNLNLLGSLPHVSFHHLSQKYGDLMLLKFGSKPVLVASSPEMAKEILKTHDAIFASRPVLAAGKYSSFNYSDMTWAPYGAYWRQARKIYLTEIFSPKKLHSLEYIRIEERQTLISRLFPHSGKPIFLRDHLPRFSLRTISRLVMSDKYFSDQSNSDTPIVTLERLQWMLDEWFLLAGVINLGDWIPWLSWFDLQGYIKRMKDLGKNFTQFYKYVLDDHNAIKMQKSGDFVPKDMVDALLHLANDPNREVQLTSDRMMGLMHSLLAGATDTSAATIEWTFQELMRRPNIMEKAHHELERAIGKERWVEEEDFSKLPYIDAIIKETFRLHPLCAVLPPRYSTEDCNVAGYDIPKGTTVYVNAWSLGRNPKYWDRAEEFIPERFIENNIDIKGQNFALLPFGSGRRKCPGYSLGMKVVRTTMANLLHGFNWKLAVDTKPEDISMDEIYGLTTHPKEPISLIMEPRLPLHLY, encoded by the exons ATGGACATCCCTTGGGTTTTCATAGTGTTTGGCTCATGGCTATTTGCATTAGCTTTTGTCTTTAAAAAATTGAACCATCCCAAAAGGAAACTACCACCAGGTCCAAAGCCATGGCCAATTATTGGCAATTTGAACCTCCTTGGTTCACTCCCACATGTGTCTTTTCACCATCTTTCACaaaaatatggagatttaatgTTACTAAAGTTCGGTTCGAAGCCTGTTTTGGTAGCATCATCTCCAGAAATGGCTAAAGAGATATTGAAAACGCATGATGCTATTTTTGCATCTCGTCCCGTGTTAGCTGCTGGTAAGTACAGTAGTTTTAACTACTCAGACATGACATGGGCACCTTACGGTGCATATTGGCGTCAAGCTAGAAAAATTTACCTAACTGAGATATTTAGTCCCAAGAAGCTTCATTCGTTAGAGTACATTCGTATTGAGGAAAGACAAACTTTAATTTCTCGTCTTTTTCCTCACTCAGGAAAGCCAATTTTTCTTAGAGACCATTTACCTCGATTTTCTCTTCGTACTATTAGTAGGTTGGTTATGAGTGACAAATATTTTAGTGATCAATCAAACTCAGATACTCCAATAGTAACACTTGAAAGATTGCAATGGATGTTGGATGAATGGTTTCTTCTAGCTGGGGTGATTAATCTTGGAGATTGGATACCTTGGCTTAGTTGGTTCGACTTGCAAGGATACATAAAGCGAATGAAGGACTTAGGGAAGAATTTCACACAATTTTACAAATATGTACTTGACGATCACAACGCAATAAAGATGCAAAAATCAGGGGATTTTGTTCCAAAGGACATGGTTGATGCTCTGTTGCACCTTGCTAATGACCCTAATCGTGAAGTTCAGCTTACTTCTGATCGCATGATGGGACTAATGCAT AGTTTGCTAGCTGGTGCAACAGATACTTCAGCAGCAACGATAGAATGGACATTTCAAGAACTTATGAGGAGACCAAATATCATGGAGAAGGCACACCACGAACTTGAAAGAGCCATTGGAAAAGAACGATGGGTAGAAGAAGAAGACTTCTCAAAGCTACCTTATATCGATGCCATAATTAAAGAGACATTTAGACTTCATCCTTTATGTGCAGTGCTTCCTCCTCGTTACTCCACTGAGGATTGTAATGTCGCTGGTTATGACATACCAAAAGGGACAACTGTTTATGTAAACGCATGGTCTTTAGGAAGAAATCCAAAGTATTGGGATAGGGCAGAAGAGTTCATTCCTGAAAGATTCATAGAAAATAACATAGACATAAAAGGACAAAATTTCGCATTGTTGCCATTTGGTTCAGGAAGAAGAAAGTGCCCGGGGTATAGCCTTGGTATGAAGGTTGTTCGAACAACAATGGCTAACTTGTTGCATGGATTCAATTGGAAATTAGCAGTTGATACGAAGCCAGAAGATATAAGCATGGACGAGATTTATGGATTGACTACACACCCAAAAGAACCGATATCTTTGATCATGGAACCAAGACTTCCCCTCCATCTTTATTAG